One window of the Benincasa hispida cultivar B227 chromosome 3, ASM972705v1, whole genome shotgun sequence genome contains the following:
- the LOC120072730 gene encoding uncharacterized protein LOC120072730 yields MDDRKEKTAPWLSVPQFGDWDQKGQLPDYSLDFSKLRENRKQNKREVSRASLGNEEELITSAAPPTTTESFPTDNHHPYHQSHHPPPTRKSILSCFNCCVKA; encoded by the exons ATGGATGATCGTAAGGag aAAACTGCTCCCTGGCTTTCAGTGCCACAGTTCGGAGATTGGGACCAGAAGGGACAGTTACCTGACTACTCACTTGATTTCTCAAAACTTAGGGAAAATAGGAAACAAAACAAGAGAGAAGTGTCTCGGGCGAGTCTTGGAAATGAAGAGGAGCTCATTACTTCAGCCGCACCCCCAACCACAACAGAATCTTTTCCTACTGATAATCATCACCCCTATCATCAGAGTCACCACCCTCCACCA ACAAGAAAGAGCATTCTAAGTTGCTTCAACTGCTGCGTGAAAGCTTGA